Proteins from a genomic interval of Kribbella aluminosa:
- a CDS encoding flavin-containing monooxygenase yields the protein MSEQHRIVVVGTGFAGIGMAVRLKQAGYDDFVVLERADDVGGTWRDNTYPGCRCDVPSHLYSFSFAPNPEWSSTFSPQPEIEDYLRKVTDAFGVRPHIRFGHAVETADWVDGKWQVVTSQGTFTADVLLSGMGPLAEPSHPKLPGIEDFEGEVFHSARWNHDLNLGGRKVAVIGTGASAIQFVPAIQPEVEELHLFQRTPPWVMPRPDRKISAAEKAIYRRFPLAQKAIRAGIYWGRESMVLGFAKLPAIMKQAQKVAEKHLAHQVRDPLLRAKLTPDFTLGCKRVLISDDYYPAVARPNVEVVTDAIAEVTPTGIITSDGVKHEVDTIIYGTGFKVTDLPVMDMVHGRDGVSLRQAWTDGMEAHLGTAINGFPNFFMLIGPNTGLGHSSMVFMIESQIAYIVDALRTMDAQGLREVEVRRDVQRAFVDGVRASMRNTVWTRGGCSSWYLDSEGRNTTLWPSFTFRFRRLTRRFDPSEYQTLVM from the coding sequence ATGAGCGAGCAGCACCGGATCGTGGTGGTCGGCACCGGATTCGCGGGGATCGGGATGGCGGTCCGGCTGAAGCAGGCCGGGTACGACGACTTCGTCGTCCTGGAGCGCGCGGACGACGTCGGCGGCACCTGGCGGGACAACACCTACCCGGGCTGCCGGTGTGACGTGCCGTCGCACCTGTACTCGTTCTCGTTCGCGCCGAACCCGGAGTGGTCGTCGACGTTCTCGCCGCAGCCCGAGATCGAGGACTACCTGCGCAAGGTCACCGACGCGTTCGGCGTCCGCCCGCACATCCGCTTCGGCCACGCCGTCGAGACCGCCGACTGGGTGGACGGCAAGTGGCAGGTCGTGACGAGCCAGGGCACCTTCACCGCGGACGTCCTGCTCTCCGGGATGGGCCCGCTCGCGGAGCCGTCGCACCCGAAGCTGCCCGGGATCGAGGACTTCGAGGGCGAGGTCTTCCACTCCGCCCGCTGGAACCACGACCTGAACCTCGGCGGCCGCAAGGTCGCGGTGATCGGCACCGGTGCCTCGGCGATCCAGTTCGTGCCGGCGATCCAGCCGGAGGTCGAGGAACTGCACCTGTTCCAGCGGACGCCGCCGTGGGTGATGCCGCGGCCGGACCGGAAGATCTCCGCGGCCGAGAAGGCGATCTACCGGCGCTTCCCGCTGGCGCAGAAGGCAATCCGGGCCGGCATCTACTGGGGACGCGAGTCGATGGTGCTCGGGTTCGCGAAGCTGCCCGCGATCATGAAGCAGGCGCAGAAGGTCGCCGAGAAGCACCTCGCCCACCAGGTCCGCGACCCGTTGCTGCGGGCCAAGCTCACCCCCGACTTCACCCTCGGCTGCAAGCGCGTGCTGATCTCCGACGACTACTATCCGGCGGTCGCGCGGCCGAACGTCGAGGTGGTCACCGACGCGATCGCCGAGGTGACGCCGACCGGCATCATCACCTCCGACGGTGTGAAGCACGAGGTCGACACGATCATCTACGGCACCGGCTTCAAGGTCACCGACCTGCCGGTGATGGACATGGTGCACGGCCGCGACGGGGTCTCGCTGCGGCAGGCGTGGACCGACGGCATGGAGGCCCACCTCGGTACGGCGATCAACGGCTTCCCGAACTTCTTCATGCTGATCGGGCCGAACACCGGCCTCGGGCACAGCTCGATGGTGTTCATGATCGAGTCCCAGATCGCCTACATCGTCGACGCGCTGCGGACCATGGATGCGCAGGGTTTGCGGGAGGTCGAGGTACGGCGGGACGTGCAGCGCGCGTTCGTCGACGGGGTCCGGGCGTCGATGCGGAACACGGTCTGGACCCGCGGCGGCTGCAGCAGCTGGTACCTCGACTCCGAGGGCCGGAACACCACGCTCTGGCCGTCGTTCACGTTCCGGTTCCGGCGGCTGACGCGGCGCTTCGATCCTTCGGAATATCAGACTCTCGTTATGTGA
- a CDS encoding MerR family transcriptional regulator: MERKPDEELTVDQLAAKVGMTVRNVRAYAGRGLIAPPRLVGRTGYYGPEHVARLTLVRELLDKGYTLAAVERMMGELPDGELALGVFETLVNPWTPAEPEELDEHQLAERAGVPHDPAVIAQIVELGIAERLPDGRLRIRNPDLLRTGLEVIKLGVPMQAIFEMLPKLFTQADAVAKTYVELFRSTVWRDFTAAGMPADGWPDIQRTLEGIIPLAGQALVAAFREAMAREIEQVAYEELGLEPRGLPSTG, from the coding sequence GTGGAACGAAAGCCGGACGAGGAGCTGACCGTCGACCAGCTCGCCGCGAAGGTGGGCATGACGGTGCGGAACGTGCGCGCGTACGCCGGGCGGGGGCTGATCGCGCCGCCCCGGCTGGTCGGCCGGACCGGGTACTACGGACCCGAGCACGTGGCCCGCCTGACCCTGGTCCGGGAGCTGCTCGACAAGGGCTACACGCTGGCCGCGGTCGAGCGGATGATGGGCGAACTGCCGGACGGCGAGCTCGCGCTCGGCGTGTTCGAGACGCTGGTGAACCCGTGGACCCCGGCCGAGCCGGAGGAGCTCGACGAGCACCAGCTCGCCGAGCGGGCCGGCGTACCGCACGATCCGGCGGTGATCGCGCAGATCGTCGAACTGGGCATCGCGGAGCGGCTGCCGGACGGCCGGCTGCGGATCCGGAACCCCGACCTGCTCCGCACCGGCCTCGAGGTGATCAAGCTCGGCGTCCCGATGCAGGCGATCTTCGAGATGCTGCCGAAGCTGTTCACGCAGGCCGACGCGGTCGCGAAGACGTACGTCGAACTGTTCCGCTCGACCGTCTGGCGCGACTTCACCGCCGCCGGGATGCCCGCCGACGGCTGGCCCGACATCCAGCGCACCCTCGAAGGCATCATCCCCCTGGCCGGCCAGGCCCTCGTCGCCGCCTTCCGCGAAGCCATGGCCCGCGAAATAGAACAAGTCGCCTACGAAGAACTGGGCCTCGAGCCCAGAGGCCTGCCCTCAACCGGCTGA
- a CDS encoding TetR/AcrR family transcriptional regulator, translated as MTSTTAPKRRRDRAAREREILEAAERIFGERGYQGTSMDDVAAQVGVSKPLIYQYYGSKDGLFLACLARLRGQLLDTVADAVMAAANAEDALYAGFLAWFRFLDEHPQAWSVLVDEGMLSAGPAAEATDEVRAAFIELIATMVRMNVPADRPADDDEIQIVAQSISGATERLAIWRTRSANPPTPEKVARTLQDLLWHGLHTLKTS; from the coding sequence GTGACGTCCACCACCGCACCCAAGCGCCGGCGCGACCGGGCCGCCCGCGAGCGGGAGATCCTCGAGGCCGCCGAGCGGATCTTCGGCGAACGCGGGTACCAGGGCACCTCGATGGACGACGTCGCCGCGCAGGTCGGGGTGTCGAAACCGCTGATCTACCAGTACTACGGCTCGAAGGACGGCCTGTTCCTCGCCTGCCTGGCGCGGCTCCGCGGGCAACTGCTGGACACCGTCGCCGACGCGGTGATGGCGGCCGCGAACGCCGAGGACGCGCTGTACGCCGGTTTCCTGGCCTGGTTCCGGTTCCTCGACGAGCACCCGCAGGCGTGGTCGGTGCTGGTCGACGAGGGCATGCTGAGCGCGGGACCGGCCGCGGAGGCCACCGACGAGGTACGGGCGGCCTTCATCGAGCTGATCGCCACCATGGTCCGGATGAACGTACCGGCGGACCGCCCGGCCGACGACGACGAGATCCAGATCGTTGCCCAGAGCATCTCCGGCGCCACCGAACGGCTCGCGATCTGGCGGACCCGCAGCGCGAACCCGCCGACGCCCGAGAAGGTCGCCCGTACCCTCCAGGACCTGCTCTGGCACGGCCTGCACACCCTCAAGACCAGCTGA
- a CDS encoding GNAT family N-acetyltransferase, whose protein sequence is MRIESYAESAVPEALRRQVHALQNQAWPGDPTDGPVHDPALRPLSMLLVDDGVVVAALDILRKELRHAGNTFQAGGLSTVVTRADLRGQGHGHRLVTAARTTMIDEHLDLGIFTCDRPLLPFYESAGWHHLPGTTLIGGTPNDPFPSDQPAFDKVALGAFFSPDAQQAAPSFDNARIPLHPGTIDKLW, encoded by the coding sequence ATGCGGATCGAGTCGTACGCCGAATCCGCCGTACCCGAAGCCCTCCGCCGCCAGGTCCACGCGCTCCAGAACCAGGCCTGGCCGGGTGATCCCACGGACGGACCCGTCCACGACCCGGCACTCCGGCCGCTGTCGATGCTCCTCGTCGACGACGGCGTGGTGGTGGCCGCCCTGGACATCCTGCGCAAGGAGCTCCGGCACGCCGGCAACACCTTCCAGGCCGGCGGCCTCAGTACGGTCGTCACCCGCGCCGACCTCCGCGGCCAGGGCCACGGCCACCGCCTGGTCACGGCCGCCCGCACCACGATGATCGACGAGCACCTGGACCTCGGCATCTTCACCTGCGACCGCCCACTGCTGCCGTTCTACGAATCCGCCGGCTGGCACCACCTCCCCGGCACCACCCTGATCGGTGGCACCCCCAACGACCCGTTCCCCAGCGACCAACCGGCCTTCGACAAGGTTGCCCTCGGAGCCTTCTTCAGCCCCGACGCCCAACAGGCCGCGCCGTCCTTCGACAACGCCCGCATCCCGCTCCACCCAGGCACCATCGACAAGCTCTGGTAA
- a CDS encoding type II toxin-antitoxin system VapC family toxin — protein sequence MRAEAEAADFAEAIEAATSRRMSAANFLEAAVAMDSARDPVVSRRFDELVAAAEIEVDPVAEAQVRIAREAYRDFGKGSGHPAGLNFGDCFAYALAKEAGEPLLFKGKDFIHTDLAAALPGSAG from the coding sequence GTGCGGGCCGAGGCTGAGGCGGCCGACTTCGCCGAAGCGATCGAGGCCGCGACGTCCAGGCGGATGTCGGCAGCGAACTTCCTGGAGGCCGCGGTGGCGATGGACAGCGCCCGGGATCCCGTGGTGAGTCGCCGGTTCGACGAGCTCGTCGCTGCGGCCGAGATCGAGGTGGACCCGGTGGCCGAGGCGCAGGTCCGGATCGCCCGCGAGGCCTATCGCGACTTCGGCAAGGGCAGCGGCCATCCCGCGGGCCTCAACTTCGGTGACTGCTTCGCGTATGCCCTCGCCAAGGAAGCGGGCGAGCCTCTGCTGTTCAAGGGCAAGGACTTCATCCACACCGACCTGGCTGCAGCCCTGCCCGGCTCAGCCGGTTGA
- a CDS encoding alpha/beta fold hydrolase — protein sequence MTIQLERSGVTTSDGVRLNVEVTGPADAPVTVLLVHGWTCSTRSWHNQVEGLPQILGPDAVRVVTYDHRGHGRSDAAPPGSTRLDQLADDLVTVLDEVVGDGPVVYAGHSMGGMTLMAAADRYPELFGTRIRAAALISTTSGHLTEGALGIPARLDPTAARIAPRVLNAVGRRIDRRAAARAAAGSRGSEAAGELHQATALVDGGRQAATGTGAARSGQESAGRRDRVPAAGSVARLAGVGRRAAVRAARLQGPVLRRVVFGKKADPAEVELFMEDLAVVPGASYGGFFETMLEHDRGDALKVLEQLPVEIMHGTCDRLLPPRHANRMAAQLPTARLWIYPGAGHMLMQERPRDITHRLASLVRKAST from the coding sequence GTGACGATCCAGCTCGAGCGCTCCGGGGTAACCACCTCTGATGGAGTGCGCCTGAACGTCGAGGTGACCGGGCCGGCCGACGCACCGGTGACGGTGCTGCTGGTGCACGGCTGGACGTGCTCGACCCGTTCCTGGCACAACCAGGTCGAGGGGTTGCCGCAGATCCTCGGGCCGGACGCCGTCCGCGTGGTCACGTACGACCACCGCGGCCACGGTCGCTCGGACGCCGCGCCGCCCGGGTCGACCCGGCTCGACCAACTTGCCGACGACCTGGTGACCGTGCTGGACGAGGTCGTCGGCGACGGGCCGGTCGTGTACGCCGGCCACTCGATGGGCGGCATGACCCTGATGGCCGCCGCCGACCGCTACCCGGAACTGTTCGGCACCCGCATCCGCGCGGCCGCCCTGATCAGCACCACCTCCGGCCACCTCACCGAAGGCGCCCTCGGCATCCCGGCCCGCCTCGACCCCACCGCCGCCCGAATCGCCCCGCGGGTCCTGAACGCGGTAGGCCGAAGAATCGACCGCCGAGCAGCAGCACGAGCGGCCGCCGGGAGCCGCGGCTCGGAGGCGGCCGGCGAACTCCACCAGGCGACCGCCCTGGTGGACGGAGGCCGCCAGGCCGCGACCGGAACCGGCGCTGCCCGGAGCGGGCAGGAGAGCGCAGGCCGCCGGGACAGGGTGCCCGCGGCGGGGTCGGTGGCGCGGCTTGCTGGCGTTGGGCGGCGCGCTGCGGTGCGGGCGGCGCGGTTGCAGGGGCCGGTGCTTCGGCGGGTGGTGTTCGGGAAGAAGGCGGATCCGGCCGAGGTGGAGTTGTTCATGGAGGACCTGGCCGTGGTGCCGGGGGCGTCGTACGGAGGGTTCTTCGAGACGATGCTCGAGCATGACCGCGGTGACGCGCTGAAGGTGCTGGAACAGTTGCCGGTGGAGATCATGCACGGCACCTGCGACCGGCTCCTCCCGCCGCGGCACGCCAACCGGATGGCCGCCCAGCTCCCCACCGCCCGGCTCTGGATCTACCCCGGCGCCGGCCACATGCTCATGCAGGAACGCCCCCGCGACATCACCCATCGCCTCGCCTCGCTCGTCCGCAAGGCGTCCACCTGA